The following nucleotide sequence is from Fusarium graminearum PH-1 chromosome 1, whole genome shotgun sequence.
TGAAGCACAACATGGCCTTTTAtttgtccttctttttcattcttgttttcttgtACTCGATAGCGTAACGGCCAGTCCCTGTGGCTGACTTTGTCCCTGCAGTTAGTAGCTGAAGTGTGAATGGGACTTTGGACAATGCCAGTGGCTTCAATGGCGTATCCCAACAAGCGCAGGGGTGTGGAAAGAATCCGAGGTGGCACTGAACTAATTGCAGATACCGGCATAAGCTGGGTGTCAACTCGTTGAACCGCCGTTCGGGATTGACATTTTAGTCTTTCACGTTTTTGACCCGAACACTTGGTCTACCGACAACCAGAAGTGTCAAACGCCTCTTTAAGGCGATCATTAACAAGACCGGAAATCCTGTGTCATGGGTTTCCTGTGAGTGTTCAAGTAGCTGGCTAGTTCTCTGTCGAGtgacacaacaacaagcaatGTGAGAGTCTCGATGGAGCAATCGACGCCGATCACTTCTTTACCAAACTCTCAAACTAGGCCGACAACCTCTTTGTAAGACGCGCCATTTTCATGCAAGTCTTGCAGCTAAACAGAGTTTACTACATGCACCAAGAGTAACACACCACTAGACAAGCATTTTCGTATTGCTATCCACAGGCAAACTTTTCCCTCCCCTGACTACTTTCAACGTTTTTTTACGCATCTGGGTACAATAAGCACGGTGCTTGATAAGATTCACACTCGCTAGGCACGTTTTGCCTCGCCCGTATTTCGACTTTGCCatggcaaacaaacaatgTCGTACCCCGGTGATAGGCAAACATGTGCAAGAGTGTAAAGCCACTAATGCACAAAACATGGGCCATCAAGATTGAACATGCCTGGTTTTGGGTGCTGCAGTGTCCGGCCACAGAACTCGGGCCTGTTTGGTCACAACAGGATGTCTGAGACTCCAAGAACGCCTTATCGTTTCCCGGAGTTTGATGCAGTCATCGCATTGTCTCGGAAGGATATTTCAAGGTACTCACTTCGTATCCAATGCCGATAAATATAGATATGAAAAGGAACATACTGTCAAAGTTTAAGTGACGCTCAAGTAGCAGAATTATTGGCTTGCAAGCTTTGtggtataaaaataaataacctaaaaGATCAGTCTAAACAGGGGCCTTCTAAACAGCATACCTAATATCAAGCTGTCATATTAGTTTTCATCTCTCATGCTTCTAGAAAGCAGGATACTCCAAAGGTTGTGGTTAAAGCTTGGGCTCCCAAGCCCATTACGTTCATCCCGTCAGGTTTCACTCCAAAGCGACTTCAGGCAGATTCTAAAAACTCTGCAATGTATGTAAGACAAACCTGTACTTAATATGCTTATATTGGcgagaagctgagaagaagcaaattaCAAGGTGGCCCGTGCTCGAGTGCATTGAATTGGCGCCAGATCGTGTCCGATCGACTTGTTCAAAGTGGGCGCCCCGAGATCCAATCCCAGCAAGAAGTGATCAGGAGGGTCCATCCATTCTGCAATTTTATACACAGTACAAGACATGGACTGTACTCGATATACACACCTGTCCAGTGAATATCAAACAACCTAAACATGGAATACGTATCACAAGAATTAACTCATCTGCCTTGATCCAAGTTTGCCTGCCTCTGGTCGTACCAAGTCTCTACAAGTATTTACTCCATCGTTACCTAAGGACCAGAAACAAAATGATTGATCACATTGCCTGCCCTTGCATTTGAGCCGCCGCAGTTGGGTTACCTGGTATCCTCACAATATTAGGAAACTTGACCACTGAAGGCACAACTTATGAACTTAGTTAATCAGTCATTTTACGTGATTTAGACCGGAATATTAGTCTAGGTATTTATTCTTATGCCTAAAGCTTATATACGGCCTTTCTATTGCTCTAGAGTATAACCCAGGCGAGCGTTTGGCCAAGCAGGGCAGGTTCCATATCAGTGGAGGCTGACCCCGCCAAAAGCTGCCCGTTATGAATGCCCGGACAGCACCTGACGGGAGCACTAGCACTCAATGAGACCAACCCCATCAGCCTGTCCGTCCCGTCCCCTTGAGCTCTCAACTCACTCCAGATCAAACTCTCCGTGCCTAATTTTTTATTGGTCAGCTTATCACCCGATCCAGTCCGAATCGTCTCCGTTCGTCGGTGCCTTGCCTGCCCGCCCCGTCTAGTTCAGCTCAGCTCCGTTTGCGCAAACGAGCTCACGTCCCTCACATCCGCCGCTTTCACGACTCCCATCGCGAGTCAACAAAGCAACATCCAACTGCGGCGCAACGCAACCATGCCCGCTCTCACAATCAACACCGACAACCCTCCCAGCAACAATCCTCCTTCACCGAGCAGACCGCCTGTTTCTCCTCTGACTCCGCCGCTACGTCCCACCGAACTCCCAGCCCCCGGAACTTCTGGTTCTAGCGCCGCCGCTCGCCCAAGCTTTACACTTTCACAGCCTGACCAGACTGCTATACCACCGCCCGCACCTCAACCgcttgattttgatgcgAACCCAGATGTGATAGCCCTCAAATCGGCGATATCAATCCTGCAAATACAGAGACAACGTGCAACTGCAGATATCCAAGCCCTCAGCCGCGCAAAGGATGAGGCTGTACAAAACCCTGAAGCCTTTATAAGTGACCTTGTCGCGAACGATATCAATGCACCCGccaacgacgacagcgacagtgatgatgacgatgcagATATGAGCGGTCAGGGTTCGGGTAGTCAGCAACGAGACCCCGGCGAAGGCTCCTCCAAGCAGCGCATCGCTACCGAACCACCAGCCTGGAGGAACATTCCTCAGCCACAAAATGTCGTCCGCTGCCCGCCCATAAATTGGTCCCAATATGCCGTCGTTGGTGACTCCCTAGATAAGCTGCACAACGAGCAAGTTGTCCGTCCAAACCAGGGCACGCCGGCGACCGTAGGCGCAAACGGTATGTACGAGTTCAGGGGTGAggggaaacaagagaaaTACCAGGGTGTCGCGGCACCATATGCTCCGACTCAGGATCGCTTGAaaaagaagcccaagagcAGAAAGTCATGAGCAACGATGACAAAATGACGTTTACGAAAGAATGATTCCACATATATACACACACACAGTTTCTCACTATCACACTTGAGCGAATATTCATGGCGATGGGTTTATACCATCTGCGATCCGGCGTTATTTATAGATAGGATTTTGGTTTGAGGGGTACATTATCCAAACAATACACAACCCAGCGTTGCCATTTTCCCTTTTGTTGGCCATTCTTGATAGAAAGTCTTCAACGAACTGCTATAAATGCtacttttctctttcttctttttctgtttctttacGAATCTACTTACAGATGATGGCAAGTTAATCTCTGCCTTGGGAGAATAGATATATAGTTACCCTCGTCACTGCAAAGACCAACTGGCTTGACTGTTTCTGCTGCTGATCACGTTTATGCAAGAGTAAAAATATGGACAACGTCGCTATTTCATTTGTTCCACCTTTACAATAGCAGGTTGACCCTATTTACAGGAGATGACAATCCTCGTCAAAATTCATCCGTCATGTTCCCCAATTCCTCAACGCCAAATAAGCCCAAATAATGCCCCTTGGTTTGCCTGTACGCCTCCCTTGTATTTTTAAGCACACCTCCAAACCCAGCCTTTGACAAGGCACATGGATTATTCTGGAAAGTCCCTTTGAATCATGTCAGTCGGTCTGTTCTGTAGTTATGAGATGCCGGCGCACTTACTCCATGCTCTGCTGAACTGATCGACGAAGGCGCCGGTtgtatttcttcttgtcatctgcGCCGCCGCCCCAGTACATTTTGGTGGCTTCAGGATTGACAATCTTGCGAGGATCGTAGGCGGGCTCGTCGTCTTCGAGAATGGCGAAGATGGCCTCAATGTGCGATCGCACGTCTTCCCTCTTGGCCGGGTTGGGGGTGTAACATGCTGTGCCATCTGCAGCAATGTGATGGTGGAAGATCTTGGTCTCGAATTTTACACGAGGTTGCTCCTCGGGGAAACGAACGCTGAAGTTCATCTTGATCCTGAACAGGCCTCCGTCAAGGTTGGTCATAGGACGTCCGAAATAGGTCACTACCCACACAAAGGGATTTTCGTTCTCGAGAAAGACGTCGTGTGGCATATCGCTCCTTTTGAAcgcttcaacaacctgcTCAAACTGGTGCTGCAGGTTCACGGCCACAGTAGTATCCCGCTTCTTAGCTTCCAGACCCTCTCCGGCCCATTTCAGGGGCTCTGCGTCAATAGCAACCTTGATGGCATGCAGACGACGTTCAAGCTCCGGGTAGTTGAATTTACCGTCCATAGAGTTGTTGCCTGGAGACTCAAAGGGCATCCTTGCAAACGGCTGGTTAGGTTTCGTTTCCGACTTTCCCTTCTCAATGGCTGCCATGTATGACTCAAAGTACCAGAGGAATCGGCGTTTGCACAGATCTTTGAATGGCTCGAATGGCACAGTGGCTTCATCgacatcttcatcctccaccTCTGCCCCATAGGTGCTGTGTTGCTGGGTTCCGTTAGAGCTAAGCCCAAGGTATCCCTCGAGGCGTTGGATGACACTAATACGCAGCGTTTCATGTCGAATCTAGAAAGCGTCAGAGGCTCACATGTTCATACAGTCTAGTGCATGGACAAACCTTTTGGACGTAATCCTTTTGGGCCTTCTTATCGGACTCTTCGTTGGCATCCTCGAAACCTGGTTCGTTTTCGTATGggttggaggagaggagacTTTGGATGGACAATAAAATCGACTCCAGTCCTTGCGCAGACGACCACTCCTCTCCACGCTCACCACGCCATGTACTAATACTTGTTAACTCGAGTAATCAAAACCTTGACATGATTATAAGTACCCTAGAATTGATCTGATAATGTTAGTGTGTGAAACAAGTGATAGTTGTATCATGAGACTTACAGGCAGACTTTGCCATTACTGTAGACGTTTGGGTTGAAGCGGCAGCGCCCGCCGTTTGTGGTAGCACAGACGACAGTTGGTGATTTGGAGGGATAATCTGCCATAAATATGAGTTTGGGGTCTATGTATAGAATGGGGTTTTCCAACCTTTGTGGAACCGGATCGCAAACTGTCAGATTTGAGTCAGTCGAATTTCTCAAGAGTAAATACAAGACTGCAAACTAACCTCAAAGAATCCAAATTCATACGGAGTCTCGTGAGGGCCCATAATCAAGGCCTTCACATTGCGAACATCGACATCACGGCATGCCACAGCGATTGCTGCAATGAAGCGATACAGTGGTTAGTCGGTCGTGTTCACGGTACGCATTACGCATAGTCAATTGGGAGCCACATACAAAGATCGCAATTCTTCTGGATATCTCCAAGTTCCTTACCATAGAAATCAGTATCTTGAGCTGGGACCGTGAACCAAGGGATGGGAGAGGCTGCAAGCGGATGCGGGGCAGCGAACCTTGGAGATGCGAATGATAGACTGGTCCATGGCGTTTCATTTATTGCAGTTCAGGTGCTGTTGTTTAGAGCTTGGCGTCGACTGCGGAACGCGACGCACATGGGCGACTCGCGATCAAAAATTAGTGTTGAGGTTGCGAGATCTTTGCGAGGCAGTTGAGGTAAAGGTGGATGGATGTTGGGTGTTGTAGTTGACAAGGTGGAATGAGACCGTCTGAATCGTGCCTAGGAAGTAAGTACCTATGAGGAAAGTGGGGGTGAGATGAACTGCTGCCTCGCTGTTAGTTGTGTTGGGCGTGCCAGAGATCCTCACTCACAAAATCACATTAGTCAGAACATGCCCAGAATATCTCTGTTTTACTTTCTGGCTGTAGGTTCAAAATTTACATGAACAAGGCTTTCTTTATGTTGAGTATGCAGTTTTCAGCCTTACAGCTCTGGTGAATGACGATTGCTTCGAGGGAGGAGTGGAACGTGCATGTATGTGTCCGTGATTCAAGCAAGCCAGgattacctacctacctactatggatgcagttgttgatgattcaGCAATGTGTGTGTCAAATGTGCATTGGCGTTCGTCTGTTGAACAGGTAAAACGCATAAATTGGTTTGTAATTGGTTTACACTATTCTGACATGAGCTTCTCGTTGACAGGTAAAGGATGTTTGGATAATGGAAACGTTGACCACTAAACTACAATACACAAATAAATGGTCTGAAAGTCCGATCTAGGTTCCTACCTAGGTAACGTTAACTTATTTATTAATCAATTCATTCGTTGTGGTCCTGCGTAgcttttctgataccttAAGGCTCCGGCTTCCACAATTCCCGCCAACGTAAGACAGATACGGAGCGAAGCGTTCATACAACTAAAGATCATCGCATAGACATTTGCACAAGCTTAGAACCTTGAATAAATATGGAAGTACTCAAATAATTATTAGACGGATACAGATACAATTATAGACCACCTATCATCTGGATTTACTGAATCTTGCTCGGAAACCTTTCATAGGTAACTATCATCGCAAATTCATATATTTCGATGTGATATGCCTTTGAACAGCAGCCTACCCGGAACCACTACTAAAGTTAGTGTGGGAGGTGGGGCGTGTCTACCTGGGTGCAGGCAACTAGCGGTTGCCGTTAGAGATAGGTACGCTACGCGTAGCTTGACGCGTTAATTGATTTTCTCAAGCTCCCATCCCCATCAACGCAGTTTGGTGATTTTGATATTACCATACAACGACGCCGAATTACTATCCACATCGCACACACAGCCAGCCACATTTGAATCTAAGCAAAGAATCAAGCTGATATGGCTAGCTTTTTCGATCTCAAGGCTAgaaaggctgctgctgctgcgaaTGGTAACGCCGaccagaaacaagacaagcctACCAATACTCGAAATCAACCCTGGGTCGAAAAATAGTATGCATATCCCACACACCCAAAACATAGCCCGGGCCTCGAGACTCACTATCTATAGCCGACCAAAGACTCTCAGCGATGTCACTGCCCAAGACCACACCGTCGATGTCCTCCAAAGGACACTCCAATCCTCCAATGTGCGATTGCCCTACTCCCGAATACCGAAGCGCTTCAATACTGATTCTCGCAGCTCCCTCACATGCTGTTCTACGGCCCTCCCGGTACAGGAAAAACGTCGACTGTCCTAGCACTGGCGAAGGAGCTTTATGGTCCCGACATGATCAAGTCGAGAGTGCTTGAGCTCAACGCTTCCGACGAGCGTGGCATCTCCATCGTCCgagaaaaggtcaagaactTTGCGCGAATGCAATTGACAAACCCACCCCCTGGATACAAAGACAAATATCCCTGCCCTCCGTTCAAGATCATTATCCTCGACGAGGCCGACTCCATGACCCAAGATGCCCAGAGCGCACTACGACGAACCATGGAGACGTACAGCAAGATCACTCGTTTCTGTCTGATTTGCAACTACGTCACTCGGATTATAGATCCGCTCGCCAGTCGATGCAGCAAATTCCGATTCAAGAGTCTCGACCAGAGCAATGCGAAGAAGcgacttgaagagattgCGGAGAAGGAAGGTGTGCCCCTCGAAGATGGTGCGGTTGACGCTCTCATCAAGTGTAGCGAGGGCGATCTTCGAAAGGCTATCACCTACTTACAAAGTGCTGCTCGACTGGTGGGTGCCAGCGCTTCCGACAAGGACGGAGAGGGTGATGAAGCAATGGACGTGGATAAGAAGGCAGTCACAGTCAAGATCGTCGAGGACATCGCTGGTGTTATTCCGGATAGTACCAttggtgatcttgtcagcgCAATACGCCCAAAGAGCTCAGGATCATCGTACCAGGCTATTTctgatgttgtcgagaagcttgttgcAGACGGTTGGAGTGCAGGACAAGTTGTTGGCCAGGTAAGTCCAACATCAATTTTTCACCCGAGAATCTGCTAACACATGGTAGCTCTATCAAGCTTTGACATATGATGAGATAATTCCCGACGCACAGAAGAACAAAATTGTCATGGTTTTTTCAGAGGTTGATAAGCGATTAGTGGACGGAGCTGATGAGCACCTTTCTGTCCTCGACCTCTCAGTGAGAATATCAGCTATCCTGGCGAAGAAATGAGTTCCTCAACCTCGCGTGTAGGGCTGTACCTCAGCAATGAGGAGCGGAGTTGTGGTTAGATATGGATTGGCGTTTAAACTGGTTCTATACTACCAGACATTTGTTGTATTTGTCGTTTTATTCTAATCCTATGCCGCGTCTTCCTGGCCAATTAACCCAAGGCTGCCATGCAAACTAGACCATACATCTTTCGATTGTTCCGTGTTGCCCTTTTCTGTATGCTTCCTCCCTTTACTGGGAGACTTGGGACCCGACTCTAGCCAAACATCACCCTCTGTAGTATCAGCTTGAGtctcctcttcctgctcCTCCCCAACCTGACCCAAAAGTTGATCGATCTGTCGCAATGTTTGCATAGAGTTTCCCAAGGCAAGCTGTCCGGCTTCAATTTGTTCTGCCACATTCTCAAGTGTAGTAATTTTGGCCGAGTCGGCAGCAAGAACCCAAGGTTGGACTTTTCCAGTCAAGCCTGACCGTTCGCCAGAGGTAAGAAACTCCCCTAGAACGGATCTGCGTCGAGATTCTGGTGCCGTAGAGTGAGACGGGAGGAGCTGGCTTTCGTCTTCCAGATGGCCAAGTGACTGGCAGTTATCCTTAGTTTCCTTGCCTAGTGTCGTGTTTGCGTGCGCCTTCTGGGCTATCATtgctctttgcttctttgataGCGTGAGAAGAGTGTCGATGTATGGCGTGAGAAGGTAGGTACTGGAGGCAGGTTCTGGTTCATCTGCCTGTTGCTTGGCTGTGTTTGGAGCCAGGACATGAGCGGCTGACGAATCGAACTTTTCGCCAACAGAGGACAGAAGTGACTGTCTACCTGCAAGGTATTTGGCGTACTTGTCCTTTATCGTGCTGAGCTGCTCGTTTATGATGGCTTGATCCGCACTCGACTGAGCATGGCTCTTGGAACcgctctcttcatctccctcCCCATCTCCTGATGCTTTGCTCAGCTCGGTTTCAATCCATTGGATGAGTTCACTTCGCGTTGTATTCAGAGCATGTAATCTTATGCCATTGCTGATCACGTCCGGTATGCTCTGGGCATTTGCCCTTGTTTCACGAAGTAGTTGCTCTTCTCGCTTCAGAAAAAGCTTCGCTCTCAACACAGTCTTTTCAAGCTGGGCAACTTGCTCCGTCAAGTCTGTCTTTTTGACGCTCTGTTGTGCAACGAGACTGTTTACTACCTCCTTGGGGACTTTGGGTAGACTGGCAGCTTCGTGAAAAACATCTTCGGGGTCTAAATATTCAGGTGCAGCGGCTGGTTTTTGCATAAGTGCGTCCAAATGACCCTGAACAGCCGAGAGTCGACTTTGTTTGGCCTGAATCTTCAGAAGCGATAGTCGCTCTTCCAGTAACTCGTTGCTGGATGATGAGTCTTGATTTGAAGCTGGCGAGGCGAGATGTGATTGAGCGGTATCTTCATACTTTCGCCGGGCATCAACATTGGCTTCCAGGGCCTCGATGTACTCTTTATAGAACCCCTTTGAGTCAGGATCAGGAGTTACGTCGCGTGTTGCATCCGCCAGGGACACCGGTTGCTTGACCGGTCCATCATGAGAGCATGATCCAATATGAAGTGCCAATACTCGTCGGATGTAATTGACTTGCTCTCGTGGCTTAATAAAGGGGTCAAGAGTTTTCTGGAATGTCTCAACTGTGTTGGAAGAGCTCGTCATTTTGGTTCATATTTTGGCGGTGAAATGTTCATTAATCCAAAGCTTGTTGCTCAGGTCCTAGTGTAAAGGAGTACTAAAGTAAATAAACGAATTGCATGGGCCGCCTGTTGGACGGCAATTGAATTGTGGCTAGTGGTAGATTCTCTCGCGTCGACGCAAGTGACAGTCGATGCACATAATGAATACGATGTTTTGATAAATGTAGAATTAAATACCCATCAGAAATGTTTCTCTTCCTATTCCAGTaattaggtaggtagttttgAACCAGCTCAAGTAGCAGGATTCTGGAGCTTCAGCCACACAGGCACCACTGACACGCTACAAGCTCCGAATGGTCCTAACCGAATTCGGGCTGGCGCGGTATACTCCTAAGCTGCGATCTGAAATTTATGATCGCGACTTGAACTCTCCAATACACTGACGACTCCATACAATCTTTCAACGCCTGCGCATCAATTGCAAACCGAAACACCTAGGCAGCCGCTATACCACTACCACAGTCGCGGCTCGTGACTAACCCATGGTCATCTAATAGTACAACACCCCCGGTTTTTGTCGAGAACATCGACGTTctccaataacaacaacCTTCACCTACTTAATTAATCTAGCCACCATGTCCGACGCAAATCGCGATGTGTCGCAGTACAAATACTCGGCCATGTCGAACCTGGTTCTCCAGGCCGACCGTCGTTTTGTCACTAGACGAACCGACGAGGCCACTGGTGATCCAGAGTCGCTGGCTGGACGCTTGAGTATTCGAGATATGGGCGCCCGAGTTGCACGCGACGACGTGCCAAAATCAAAGAAGCAGCCTGGCATGCCCGATATCGAGCGAGGCAGCCTAAGAGAAGGCGAGGATATCCTAGCGCGGGAGCAAAAAAGACGAAAGGCCGAAGCCCCCCAATCGACTGGAGTCCTTGGCACCAATGATCTTCTTGTGGAAGGCATCACATACCGACCGCGAACGGCCGCGACACGGGCGACTTTCGACCTGATCATCACCATAGTAGCGAACAATCTTGGCGACGTACCACATGAAGTTGTGCGCAGTGCGGCGGACGCTGTTCTGGAGTATTTGAAGGATGACGACTTGAAAGACctggacaagaagcgagaaaCTGACGATATTCTCGGCGTATCGTTAAGCCCTAAGCAGTTCAACGAGCTGGTGAATCTCGGTAAGAAGATCACAGATTATGACGCCcaggacgatgacgatgatgttgctATGGGAGGCGCCGATGGCGCCGATGCTGAAATAGACGAGCGCCAAGGTGTCGCAGTCGCCTtcgacgaagatgacgaagaagaggagggcgGCTTCGTTAATGAGGTTCGCGATGAGTcatctgatgatgaagaagaggaggaggaagagaaggatgatactgaggccaaggcagaAGATGCCGTTGCTGATgtgggagatgagatgatccTCGACTCGGCACCTTCAGGAGGAAAACAGAGCGAAAAGGAGAAGCACAGCGTGCCAGCTCGTGATATCGATGCCTTCTGGCTACGGCGTGAAATAGGAACTCTATACCCCGATGCCCACGAACAAAccgacaagacaaaggcGGCACTTCAGATCCTGTCCGGAGAACCTGGGGACGATGGCGAAGAAAAGTCTCTTCGTGAGGTTGAGAACGACCTCATGGAACTGTTCGACTTCGAGCACCACGAGCTGGTACAGAAGCTGGTCGAGAACAGGGAAAAGGTCTTCTGGCTTACGAAGTTGGCACGAACAGAGACACCTGAAGAACGCGCCGACGTGGAGCGGGAGATGGTCTCGGAAGGCTTACAATGGATTCTGGACGAGCTCAAGGGCAAGAGCACTgctgatggcaagaagggcaagatgGATATCAAGATGGACATTGACGTTCCAGCCTCCTTTTCAGCCGAAGCGCCCAAGACTGAACGTGCTGAGGGCCAGCTTGTTGGCGGACTTCAGCCCCGAAAGCTCATaaaccttgacaacttgGTATTCGACCAGGGAAATCATCTTATGACGAACCCCAAGGTCCGACTACCAGAGGGTTCGACAAAGAGAACCTTCAAGGGCTATGAAGAAATTCACATTCCCACGCCCAAGAAACGTAACGAA
It contains:
- a CDS encoding replication factor C subunit 2 gives rise to the protein MASFFDLKARKAAAAANGNADQKQDKPTNTRNQPWVEKYRPKTLSDVTAQDHTVDVLQRTLQSSNLPHMLFYGPPGTGKTSTVLALAKELYGPDMIKSRVLELNASDERGISIVREKVKNFARMQLTNPPPGYKDKYPCPPFKIIILDEADSMTQDAQSALRRTMETYSKITRFCLICNYVTRIIDPLASRCSKFRFKSLDQSNAKKRLEEIAEKEGVPLEDGAVDALIKCSEGDLRKAITYLQSAARLVGASASDKDGEGDEAMDVDKKAVTVKIVEDIAGVIPDSTIGDLVSAIRPKSSGSSYQAISDVVEKLVADGWSAGQVVGQLYQALTYDEIIPDAQKNKIVMVFSEVDKRLVDGADEHLSVLDLSVRISAILAKK